A single region of the Desulfotomaculum sp. genome encodes:
- the leuD gene encoding 3-isopropylmalate dehydratase small subunit yields the protein MKFQGKTWRFGDDIDTDAIIPARYLNTSDPAELAQHCMEDADPQFSSKVGKGDIIVAGKNFGSGSSREHAPLAIKTSGVSCVIASSYARIFYRNAFNIGLLILESPDAAGDIRQGDLVEVDTDQGVIKNLTSSKEYKFIPIPPFMQQIIAAGGLINYLKLRKEQ from the coding sequence ATGAAATTTCAAGGGAAAACATGGAGGTTCGGCGACGATATTGACACTGACGCAATCATCCCGGCTCGTTATTTAAATACTTCCGACCCCGCCGAACTTGCTCAGCACTGTATGGAGGACGCTGATCCGCAGTTTTCTTCCAAAGTCGGCAAAGGAGATATTATCGTAGCCGGCAAAAATTTCGGCAGCGGCAGTTCACGTGAACACGCCCCCCTGGCAATCAAAACTTCCGGGGTCAGCTGTGTGATTGCGAGCTCTTATGCCCGGATTTTTTACCGGAACGCTTTTAACATAGGACTGCTTATTCTCGAATCACCGGACGCCGCCGGCGATATACGGCAGGGAGACCTTGTGGAGGTGGACACCGACCAGGGCGTTATCAAAAACCTGACCAGTTCAAAGGAATACAAGTTCATCCCCATACCGCCTTTCATGCAGCAGATTATTGCCGCCGGCGGACTGATCAATTACCTGAAGTTAAGGAAGGAGCAATAA